One Desulfobulbus oligotrophicus DNA segment encodes these proteins:
- a CDS encoding SH3 domain-containing protein, with translation MSVKTVITSMLSGWLVAIFLCSMVSAAEYVSIDKDGINMRSAPNTNADVLFELPLGYPLEVLKKEGQWLKVRDYEGDKGYVLESLTTRTPYAIIKVRQCKILAGPGSKEKVIGTGVKDVIFAKGERKGEWVKVTHPSLSGWVHKNSVWP, from the coding sequence ATGTCGGTGAAAACAGTGATCACATCCATGCTGAGCGGGTGGCTGGTTGCGATTTTTTTATGTTCCATGGTTTCTGCAGCCGAATATGTGAGTATCGACAAGGACGGAATTAACATGCGTTCAGCCCCCAATACCAATGCGGATGTTCTTTTCGAGTTGCCCCTGGGCTACCCTCTGGAGGTGTTAAAGAAGGAGGGCCAGTGGCTGAAAGTAAGGGATTACGAAGGTGACAAGGGATATGTTTTGGAATCCTTAACCACCAGAACACCGTATGCCATTATCAAAGTCAGACAGTGCAAGATTCTTGCTGGCCCCGGATCAAAAGAAAAAGTGATCGGCACTGGTGTTAAAGATGTGATATTTGCAAAAGGCGAGCGAAAAGGTGAGTGGGTCAAGGTAACCCATCCCAGCCTCAGCGGCTGGGTCCATAAAAATTCAGTATGGCCCTGA
- a CDS encoding TatD family hydrolase, producing MKHINTTPPHPSKPINNPQLIDTHCHLDMIAAHADVNTVLSEAAQQGVTQVITIGIDVQSSQQAILLAHRYQDVYATVGVHPHNAGEVKPAVLRKLAQLAGDSTVVGFGEIGLDYVKNHAPQKIQRRAFTEQLHLAKELNLPIIIHDREAHADIYRLLEEAGPFPQGGVIHCFSGDLAFAEQMVAMGFALSIPGVVTFSSARSLHEVIRHIDLTHLLVETDSPYLAPVPFRGKRNEPKFLIYTAQKIAEIKEVSLAAVAQATTANAIRLFHLPHADHDS from the coding sequence ATGAAACATATCAATACAACTCCACCTCATCCTTCAAAGCCGATAAACAACCCACAACTCATTGACACCCACTGCCACCTTGACATGATCGCTGCCCATGCAGATGTAAACACCGTTCTTTCCGAAGCGGCTCAGCAAGGTGTTACACAGGTAATCACCATAGGCATTGATGTGCAAAGCTCACAGCAGGCCATACTGCTTGCGCATCGTTATCAGGATGTTTACGCGACCGTCGGTGTTCATCCGCACAATGCCGGGGAGGTCAAACCGGCAGTCTTGCGAAAACTCGCCCAGCTGGCTGGTGATTCTACAGTGGTCGGCTTTGGGGAAATCGGTCTTGATTACGTCAAAAACCATGCCCCGCAAAAAATACAGCGCCGGGCATTTACAGAGCAACTGCACCTCGCCAAAGAGCTGAACTTGCCGATCATCATCCATGATCGGGAAGCGCATGCCGATATTTACCGTCTTCTTGAAGAGGCAGGACCTTTTCCGCAGGGAGGGGTCATCCATTGCTTTTCCGGTGACCTGGCCTTTGCTGAACAGATGGTTGCCATGGGATTTGCTCTTTCAATTCCCGGTGTTGTCACTTTTTCCAGCGCCCGTTCTTTGCATGAGGTTATCCGGCATATCGATCTTACACATCTTCTTGTCGAGACGGACAGCCCGTACCTCGCACCAGTACCTTTTCGCGGTAAGCGTAATGAGCCGAAATTTCTGATCTATACGGCACAAAAAATAGCAGAAATAAAAGAGGTTTCCCTTGCTGCCGTTGCCCAGGCAACTACTGCCAATGCAATCCGGCTTTTTCATCTTCCTCACGCTGATCATGATTCGTGA
- the tolB gene encoding Tol-Pal system beta propeller repeat protein TolB, whose translation MFSKVFVMIACLLLSVSARESCAERAYFDITASDMRKIMVAVPNFSGNDQAKAVTQLLSKGLALHSFISVVDSSRYGGSRDADWKGLGVDYVILGQVGSDPAGMMVEGSILDVGSDKTLSGRRYKGAAGQIEDMTLRLCDALIEDFTGEKGVARTRMAYVSDATGRKEIYLTDILGRHPRQITSHRALCVSPRFTPDGNFLAYSTYHRGNQDLYITDLRQKTTTNSLSRRKGLNLAPAFSPDGRTMVVTLSQNGNPDLYAMDRQGKILQQLTSGAGINVSPAYSPDGSQIAFVSDRSGRPNVYLMNAGGGQAKRLTFQTTESVEPAWSPKGDEIAFTGLQGGSYQLFIMDRNGGNVRQLSTGGGRYETPTWAPDGRLLAVTRKSGSRSEICVVSKAGKDVRVLFTMKGNQSSPQWSGRLP comes from the coding sequence TTGTTTTCCAAAGTTTTTGTGATGATCGCCTGTTTGCTTTTGAGTGTTTCTGCTCGTGAAAGCTGTGCTGAGCGAGCTTATTTTGATATCACCGCCTCTGATATGCGGAAGATCATGGTGGCTGTTCCCAATTTTTCAGGTAATGATCAGGCAAAGGCCGTTACGCAGTTACTGTCCAAAGGCCTGGCGCTCCACAGCTTTATCAGTGTGGTTGACAGCAGTCGATATGGTGGCAGCCGAGATGCGGATTGGAAGGGTTTGGGGGTTGATTATGTGATTTTGGGACAGGTCGGCAGTGATCCTGCCGGTATGATGGTTGAAGGATCCATCCTTGACGTGGGCAGTGATAAGACCCTGTCAGGTCGTCGTTATAAAGGAGCGGCCGGGCAGATTGAAGATATGACGTTGCGACTGTGTGATGCCCTGATTGAGGACTTTACCGGTGAGAAGGGTGTGGCCAGGACACGTATGGCGTACGTATCCGATGCCACTGGACGTAAGGAGATTTATCTGACCGATATCCTTGGCAGGCATCCGCGGCAGATCACCAGTCACCGGGCCCTCTGTGTTTCACCTCGGTTTACTCCTGACGGCAACTTTCTGGCCTATTCGACCTATCATCGGGGCAATCAGGATCTGTACATCACTGATCTTCGCCAGAAAACAACAACAAATTCCCTGTCACGCCGAAAAGGGCTGAATCTTGCGCCTGCATTTTCTCCTGACGGCCGAACCATGGTTGTCACCCTCAGCCAGAACGGCAATCCGGATCTCTATGCCATGGATCGCCAGGGTAAGATCCTGCAGCAGTTAACTTCAGGGGCCGGTATCAACGTATCACCGGCTTACTCTCCGGATGGAAGTCAGATTGCCTTTGTGTCGGATCGCAGTGGCAGACCGAATGTTTACCTCATGAATGCCGGAGGTGGTCAGGCAAAACGATTGACCTTCCAAACCACCGAAAGTGTGGAGCCGGCATGGTCACCCAAAGGTGATGAGATTGCCTTTACCGGTTTGCAGGGAGGCAGTTATCAGCTGTTTATCATGGATCGTAACGGAGGCAATGTCCGCCAGTTGAGTACCGGTGGAGGCCGTTACGAAACACCGACGTGGGCGCCGGATGGACGGCTGCTTGCTGTTACAAGAAAAAGCGGCAGCCGGTCTGAAATCTGTGTGGTCAGCAAAGCCGGCAAGGATGTCCGTGTTCTTTTTACAATGAAGGGAAATCAGTCTTCTCCACAGTGGTCAGGCCGTTTACCCTGA
- the ybgF gene encoding tol-pal system protein YbgF, with amino-acid sequence MIKRFKHIAIAGCSLLLLNQCATQDEVQSLQYQLRAVNQKLEDVRSTTVDQMQKRQASSVSKIDQVEDETLRIKSSVEESASQSVQFREQVKQDIAGLQSSLEATKSGQDAKISELTQKVAVLEEKLALVSENFSKAQQERIVEAEKRAQAAAQKAEAARQKAAQVSNTSATASVSGASAISSSTAYGTGAAASTSFRVNPDAAKIKIATAPSGGTVSRDRETVAPVETAAAKKVESTAVRETGTASGSSSAEKSTPPVAATEKATAVSSSGSDSFTQGMNQFKSKSYKDAYRSFEQSLSTNPNGPQAAKSLYYMGESLYNQGEYDLAILDYQKVISNHSKDSLASGALLKQGMAFEKLTDHETAKIIYKKLINDYGGSSEATQAKERLGKL; translated from the coding sequence ATGATAAAACGATTCAAACACATTGCGATCGCTGGTTGTTCGTTGCTGCTGTTGAATCAGTGTGCAACTCAGGACGAGGTTCAGAGCCTGCAGTACCAGTTGCGAGCGGTCAACCAGAAACTTGAGGATGTCCGATCAACCACGGTTGATCAGATGCAAAAAAGACAGGCAAGCTCGGTGAGCAAGATCGACCAGGTTGAAGATGAAACCCTCCGCATAAAATCGAGTGTGGAGGAGAGTGCCAGCCAATCCGTACAGTTTCGCGAACAGGTTAAACAGGACATCGCCGGATTACAGTCATCTCTGGAGGCAACTAAATCCGGTCAGGATGCAAAGATTTCCGAATTAACGCAGAAGGTTGCGGTACTTGAAGAGAAGTTGGCCCTGGTCAGTGAGAATTTCAGCAAGGCGCAGCAGGAACGTATTGTTGAAGCAGAGAAAAGGGCACAGGCTGCTGCACAAAAAGCTGAGGCCGCCCGGCAGAAAGCTGCGCAGGTAAGTAACACCAGTGCCACGGCTTCTGTTTCCGGTGCATCTGCAATCTCTTCCTCGACTGCTTATGGAACAGGCGCAGCCGCAAGCACCTCTTTCAGGGTGAATCCTGATGCGGCAAAGATCAAGATTGCCACTGCGCCTTCTGGTGGGACAGTGAGTAGAGACAGGGAGACCGTCGCACCCGTTGAGACAGCGGCTGCAAAGAAAGTTGAATCTACCGCTGTGAGGGAAACCGGGACAGCTTCGGGGAGTTCATCAGCAGAAAAAAGTACACCACCGGTTGCTGCCACTGAAAAAGCAACAGCAGTTTCATCGTCAGGTTCTGATTCTTTTACACAGGGGATGAATCAGTTTAAGTCAAAAAGCTATAAAGATGCTTACAGATCTTTTGAACAGTCTTTGTCTACCAACCCAAATGGACCGCAGGCGGCCAAATCACTCTATTATATGGGTGAAAGTCTGTATAACCAGGGTGAGTACGATTTAGCGATCCTGGATTATCAAAAAGTTATTTCCAATCACAGTAAAGATTCCCTTGCCTCCGGCGCCTTGCTGAAACAGGGTATGGCTTTTGAAAAACTGACGGATCATGAAACTGCAAAAATTATCTATAAAAAGCTGATCAATGATTACGGCGGCAGCTCAGAAGCGACACAGGCGAAGGAGAGACTGGGGAAACTGTAG
- a CDS encoding dual-action ribosomal maturation protein DarP, producing MQISRSEQKRRIKEIELLVEELLTLPAHVLSQTPLPDEMRQSLLTVAGRPLNKARKREVKYLTRLIQQYPLEGLYELVSRYRGNKLKEQQQVKTIDSYRHTLINEALEQEKLCRERGEDWTENWPSTTISQLQRTVPVIDPLTLSRLAYLFVRTRNPRYSREIFRYLRSMQELHNRIQQQESVSRES from the coding sequence ATGCAGATAAGCCGCTCTGAGCAAAAGCGGAGAATAAAAGAGATTGAGCTGCTTGTGGAAGAGCTGCTAACTCTTCCTGCCCATGTGCTCAGCCAAACGCCTCTTCCCGACGAGATGAGGCAGAGTTTGCTGACTGTAGCGGGTCGTCCCCTCAACAAGGCGAGGAAAAGGGAGGTTAAGTACCTGACCAGACTTATTCAACAGTACCCGTTAGAGGGTCTGTACGAACTGGTCAGTCGTTATCGCGGGAACAAGTTGAAGGAGCAGCAACAGGTTAAAACGATAGATTCCTATCGTCATACACTGATCAATGAGGCTCTTGAACAGGAGAAACTGTGCAGGGAACGTGGTGAGGACTGGACGGAGAACTGGCCGAGTACGACCATCTCGCAGCTGCAACGCACAGTACCGGTGATCGATCCACTGACCCTTTCTCGCCTTGCCTATCTTTTTGTACGTACAAGAAATCCCCGGTACAGCCGGGAGATTTTTCGCTATCTCCGCTCCATGCAGGAGCTGCACAACCGCATTCAGCAGCAGGAGAGTGTGTCCAGGGAGTCCTAG
- the tolA gene encoding cell envelope integrity protein TolA, whose product MQYSETDFYLYQQEADHRWWLACSLALCVHVAVVLLVMFTPSLFEPKAIVEEVVSVSLVALPDAGGALTPPSSAAPPPGKPTVEKPQPVAPPPPPPPPEPKAPSESVPPPEPSMPAVKEKAAVKPEPAPEPEVLKSPVSLAPEKRKVKKAKDTRLEEEKVQERQQEQRKQEERDLKKKIEEKKREAEQRKQEERELQKKLEERKREAERQKAITQARLEQIRAENEARAAAAEARKLAAEANAAAAAASAIRADASRQSQAMQSAVSGGSTGRQQAQSIVEQTYWQTVAQKVKSKWALPEMRRWDASLLAKVVITIRKNGEVTHIQFDQRSKDPLFDQMVEKTIRSAAPMPPFPTLMQQETTEVGFKFLPGELGNM is encoded by the coding sequence GTGCAGTACTCTGAAACAGATTTTTATCTTTATCAACAAGAGGCTGATCACCGTTGGTGGTTAGCCTGTTCCCTTGCGCTCTGTGTCCATGTGGCTGTTGTGTTGCTGGTCATGTTCACACCTTCCCTGTTTGAACCCAAGGCCATTGTCGAAGAAGTGGTGTCAGTGAGTCTGGTTGCGCTGCCCGATGCCGGTGGTGCGCTCACCCCCCCATCTTCGGCTGCCCCACCACCAGGTAAACCAACTGTGGAGAAACCGCAACCCGTGGCTCCACCTCCTCCACCACCGCCGCCAGAACCGAAAGCACCGTCTGAGTCTGTGCCGCCGCCTGAACCGTCCATGCCTGCAGTCAAAGAGAAAGCAGCTGTCAAACCGGAACCAGCTCCCGAACCGGAAGTGCTGAAAAGTCCGGTCTCTCTTGCTCCGGAAAAGCGAAAGGTAAAAAAGGCAAAAGATACAAGACTTGAAGAAGAAAAAGTTCAAGAGCGACAGCAGGAGCAACGCAAGCAGGAAGAACGTGATCTCAAGAAAAAAATTGAGGAGAAAAAGCGTGAGGCTGAGCAGCGGAAGCAGGAAGAGCGTGAGCTGCAGAAGAAACTTGAAGAGCGGAAACGAGAGGCAGAACGGCAAAAAGCAATCACTCAGGCTCGTCTTGAGCAGATCAGAGCAGAAAATGAGGCCCGTGCTGCTGCTGCTGAAGCACGGAAACTCGCAGCTGAGGCAAATGCTGCTGCTGCGGCTGCCTCGGCAATCCGTGCTGATGCCAGTCGTCAATCCCAGGCTATGCAGAGTGCGGTAAGCGGTGGTTCAACAGGTCGGCAACAGGCCCAGTCCATCGTTGAGCAGACATACTGGCAGACCGTGGCTCAGAAGGTTAAGAGCAAATGGGCACTTCCCGAGATGCGGAGGTGGGATGCAAGCTTGCTGGCGAAAGTCGTCATTACCATCAGGAAAAATGGAGAGGTGACACACATTCAGTTTGATCAGCGTTCCAAGGATCCGCTTTTTGACCAGATGGTGGAAAAAACCATCAGGAGCGCAGCTCCAATGCCTCCATTTCCCACCCTGATGCAACAGGAAACCACTGAAGTGGGGTTTAAATTTCTGCCGGGTGAGCTTGGCAATATGTAA
- a CDS encoding YggS family pyridoxal phosphate-dependent enzyme gives MIRENLRLIQASIARAAEKSGRTPEEITLVAVTKTVPIAAIQETIRCGHNFFGENYIQEAAGKIPCCPPDTNWHFIGHLQSNKAKQAVELFQVIETVDRWEIARILNKYARQLNRYPSILIQVNLGRERQKSGILSEHLEDLLHRIGQETALPVLGLMTMPPYFSDPEQSRPYFQQLKELSMQLARKNLFADNSNVVLSMGMSNDYTVAIEEGATTIRVGSALFGTRNI, from the coding sequence ATGATTCGTGAAAACTTACGTCTTATACAGGCGTCGATTGCTCGAGCAGCTGAAAAATCGGGAAGAACTCCTGAGGAGATCACCCTTGTTGCTGTGACCAAGACAGTGCCGATCGCAGCCATCCAAGAAACGATCAGATGTGGACACAACTTTTTTGGTGAAAACTATATCCAGGAGGCTGCCGGCAAAATCCCCTGCTGCCCTCCGGATACCAACTGGCATTTTATAGGTCATCTTCAAAGCAACAAGGCCAAACAGGCAGTTGAACTCTTTCAGGTTATCGAAACTGTTGACCGGTGGGAAATTGCCAGAATACTGAATAAATATGCCCGGCAACTGAACAGATATCCTTCAATTTTAATACAGGTCAACCTGGGCCGAGAACGGCAGAAGTCCGGTATTTTATCCGAGCACCTGGAAGACTTGCTCCATCGAATCGGTCAGGAAACAGCACTACCGGTCCTCGGCTTGATGACCATGCCACCCTATTTTTCCGATCCTGAACAAAGTCGCCCGTACTTTCAGCAACTAAAAGAATTGAGCATGCAGCTTGCCAGGAAAAATCTTTTCGCTGATAATAGTAACGTTGTCCTCTCCATGGGCATGTCAAATGATTACACCGTTGCCATTGAGGAGGGAGCAACTACTATCCGTGTTGGTTCAGCCTTATTTGGGACGAGAAACATCTAA
- the tolR gene encoding protein TolR, producing MRPLANNRGRRNLVSDINVVPLVDIMLVLLIIFMITAPMMTQGLEVDLPEATTKALQQQEEPLVVTIRKEGDVYLKKERVSSDTLQEQLRAIPPEVKKEGIYLRADKNVPYGVVTATMADIHAAGFEKLGMITVPAEKGKQ from the coding sequence ATGAGACCGCTTGCAAACAATAGGGGCAGGAGAAATCTGGTTTCTGATATCAACGTTGTACCGCTTGTTGATATCATGCTTGTTCTGCTGATTATTTTTATGATAACTGCTCCGATGATGACCCAGGGGCTTGAGGTTGACCTGCCGGAGGCAACGACCAAAGCACTCCAGCAGCAGGAGGAACCCCTGGTGGTGACCATACGCAAGGAAGGAGATGTGTATCTGAAAAAGGAAAGAGTGAGTTCAGATACCCTGCAAGAACAGCTGCGAGCCATTCCTCCGGAGGTCAAGAAAGAAGGTATCTATCTGCGTGCAGATAAGAACGTACCGTACGGTGTGGTTACAGCCACTATGGCCGACATCCATGCAGCGGGCTTTGAAAAGCTGGGAATGATCACTGTTCCGGCTGAAAAAGGGAAACAATAA
- a CDS encoding TlyA family RNA methyltransferase produces MNGKKQRVDALLVARGLAASIEEARRLIGAGHVLVDSRRRDKAGTLVASSSEIVVKKLRKYVSRGGDKLEAGLRDTAVDPHDWICADIGCSTGGFTDCLLQHGAQKVYAVDVGYGQLDWKLRTDKRVVVLERTNARFLTRMQIPLPIDLAVIDASFISLQPLLAPLVPLFHNEVRVLALVKPQFQLPREAVGPNGIVVGSDRHQQALEMVKNFGAELGLQCTGIVPAPIRGAKGNQEFFMLLTGVSSGEQDNL; encoded by the coding sequence TTGAACGGGAAAAAGCAGCGGGTTGATGCACTGCTCGTTGCCCGGGGATTGGCTGCAAGCATTGAAGAGGCGCGGCGACTGATCGGTGCCGGGCATGTTCTGGTCGACAGCCGGCGCCGGGATAAAGCGGGTACCCTGGTCGCCTCTTCAAGTGAGATTGTGGTGAAAAAGCTCCGGAAGTATGTGAGTCGGGGCGGTGATAAACTGGAAGCAGGTTTACGGGACACGGCTGTTGATCCCCACGATTGGATCTGTGCGGATATAGGGTGTTCCACTGGAGGTTTTACCGATTGTCTGCTTCAGCATGGTGCTCAAAAAGTCTATGCAGTCGACGTGGGATATGGGCAGCTTGACTGGAAATTGCGCACCGATAAACGAGTCGTTGTTCTTGAGCGGACAAATGCCCGATTTTTAACCAGGATGCAGATCCCGCTTCCCATAGATCTGGCAGTGATTGACGCTTCTTTTATTTCTCTTCAACCTCTTCTTGCTCCTCTTGTCCCCCTTTTTCATAATGAAGTCCGGGTGCTGGCATTGGTCAAGCCGCAGTTTCAATTACCTCGGGAAGCTGTTGGCCCAAACGGTATTGTTGTCGGATCTGATCGCCATCAGCAAGCTCTGGAAATGGTGAAAAACTTTGGTGCAGAACTGGGATTACAGTGTACAGGAATCGTCCCTGCACCGATTCGCGGTGCCAAGGGGAATCAGGAGTTTTTTATGCTGCTGACCGGTGTTTCTTCCGGAGAGCAGGATAATCTTTGA
- the tolQ gene encoding protein TolQ — protein MEFSIFEIMKHSGMMGKLVMLVLLIFSVLSWSIVIMKFLVLRKARHASLDFLDAFWESKTLNEAYKAARACPLSPEATVFVAGFNELKKISAARSSTQTETTLEMQLATMDTMKRAVRKAQFLESDRLASLVSILATTGSATPFIGLFGTVWGIMTSFQSIGQRGSASLAVVAPGISEALVATAAGLAVAIPAVIFFNYFSNKVAEFDSNVESFSTDFINLIERDILTRT, from the coding sequence GTGGAGTTTTCTATCTTTGAAATTATGAAACATTCCGGAATGATGGGAAAACTGGTCATGCTCGTTTTGCTCATTTTTTCGGTACTTTCATGGTCCATTGTTATCATGAAGTTTCTTGTTCTCCGAAAAGCACGGCATGCTTCTTTAGATTTTCTTGATGCATTTTGGGAGAGCAAAACTCTGAATGAAGCCTATAAAGCAGCCAGAGCATGCCCTCTGAGCCCTGAGGCAACAGTCTTTGTCGCCGGATTCAATGAACTCAAAAAGATCAGTGCCGCCCGTAGCTCCACGCAAACAGAAACCACGCTGGAAATGCAGCTGGCAACAATGGACACTATGAAACGAGCCGTTCGAAAGGCTCAGTTTCTTGAGTCCGATCGTCTGGCCAGCTTAGTTTCCATTCTTGCCACCACCGGCAGCGCTACGCCGTTCATCGGTCTGTTTGGGACCGTCTGGGGTATCATGACTTCATTCCAGAGTATCGGTCAACGAGGCTCAGCCTCATTGGCTGTTGTTGCTCCGGGTATATCTGAAGCATTGGTGGCCACCGCCGCCGGTCTTGCTGTGGCCATTCCTGCCGTTATTTTCTTCAACTATTTTTCCAACAAGGTTGCTGAGTTCGATTCTAACGTAGAAAGTTTCAGCACGGATTTCATCAATCTGATCGAAAGAGATATCCTCACCAGGACCTGA
- the coaBC gene encoding bifunctional phosphopantothenoylcysteine decarboxylase/phosphopantothenate--cysteine ligase CoaBC: protein MPGLQGKRIILGVTGSIAAFKAAEWTRSLVKEEGVVTVVMTEAAERFVSALTFAALSGNPVHRDMFGDTPEAIMAHLNLSREADVILVAPATAQTIAALARGAADSLLAAVVLAARIPVVICPAMNSNMLAHPATQHNIRCLEEYGYHIVQPGTGSLACGEVGDGRLADWEVAREKLLSLFQAADLRDYKVLITAGPTREPLDPVRFLSNRSSGKMGFALARTARRRGADVTLITGPVHLADPPGIEVIRVTTAVEMARAVFDRATDMDVIIKSAAVADFKPQAYEEHKIKKKETGLRLELVKNVDILQKLGQNRHPHLTLVGFAAESHRHVEEGRRKLREKNLDLIVMNDILGSTTGFDVETNQVTLIDQQGSTTLPLLSKEKTADHIWDKIVAIRRQP from the coding sequence ATGCCAGGTCTACAGGGAAAGCGAATCATACTGGGTGTTACCGGATCTATAGCGGCTTTCAAGGCAGCGGAATGGACACGGTCTCTTGTTAAGGAAGAGGGGGTGGTGACAGTTGTCATGACCGAGGCAGCGGAACGGTTTGTTTCCGCTCTCACCTTTGCCGCGTTGAGTGGTAATCCGGTGCACCGGGATATGTTTGGTGATACGCCGGAGGCGATCATGGCGCATCTGAACCTCTCAAGAGAGGCTGATGTTATTCTGGTTGCCCCGGCTACTGCACAAACCATTGCTGCATTGGCACGAGGCGCTGCTGACAGTCTCCTTGCAGCAGTTGTATTGGCCGCACGTATCCCGGTTGTGATTTGCCCGGCCATGAACTCCAATATGCTTGCACACCCGGCAACACAGCACAATATTCGCTGTCTGGAAGAGTATGGTTACCATATTGTGCAACCGGGAACCGGCAGCCTGGCATGTGGAGAGGTCGGTGATGGGCGGTTGGCTGATTGGGAGGTGGCCAGAGAGAAGCTGTTGAGTCTTTTTCAAGCTGCTGACCTGCGCGATTATAAAGTGCTGATCACCGCCGGTCCGACAAGGGAGCCATTGGACCCTGTCCGTTTTCTCAGTAATCGTTCAAGCGGAAAGATGGGGTTTGCCCTGGCACGGACAGCTCGGCGCAGAGGTGCTGACGTCACCCTGATTACCGGACCGGTACACTTGGCTGACCCGCCGGGTATTGAGGTCATACGAGTGACCACAGCAGTAGAAATGGCCCGGGCTGTTTTTGACCGGGCGACAGATATGGATGTGATTATTAAATCAGCGGCTGTTGCTGATTTTAAACCACAGGCGTATGAAGAACACAAAATCAAGAAGAAGGAGACAGGGTTACGACTTGAACTTGTCAAAAATGTCGATATTTTACAGAAGTTGGGTCAAAATCGTCATCCCCATCTGACACTTGTCGGGTTTGCTGCGGAAAGTCACCGGCATGTTGAAGAGGGACGTCGCAAACTAAGGGAAAAGAACCTCGACCTCATCGTAATGAATGATATTCTTGGTTCAACAACCGGTTTTGATGTTGAAACCAATCAGGTCACTCTCATTGATCAACAGGGTAGCACCACCTTACCATTGCTTTCCAAAGAAAAAACAGCAGACCATATCTGGGACAAAATCGTGGCCATACGGCGGCAACCATAA
- a CDS encoding NAD(P)/FAD-dependent oxidoreductase has translation MSEHMYDVVIIGAGPAGIQAAIHASRRKIRVLLLGRIENSALYNGHIENYAFVPQTTLGADLLKLGLEQAKRFGTEHSSADVLKIAHEEDIFHLELESGKTVSTHSLILCMGVSKQKLNVPGEKDLLGRGVSYCVDCDANFYRGAVVTVTGNRSAAVDGALTLLDYASKVYLVAETLDVSDELLTRLQSSSVERICSSIKQINGDRMVTSLELANGEALDTEGIFIELGSKGAMQLATQIGVLLDLEAKYIAVNQKQETNIPGIYAAGDIVGPPLQMAKAVGEGCVAGMEAATYARKKKKEK, from the coding sequence ATGTCAGAACACATGTACGATGTGGTCATTATCGGTGCAGGTCCTGCAGGCATTCAGGCAGCCATTCATGCCTCCCGAAGAAAAATTCGGGTCTTGCTCTTGGGCCGTATTGAAAACTCCGCACTCTATAATGGCCATATTGAAAACTATGCCTTTGTACCTCAGACCACCCTGGGTGCTGATCTGCTTAAACTGGGGCTGGAACAGGCAAAACGTTTCGGAACCGAGCACTCTTCCGCAGATGTTTTAAAAATTGCTCACGAAGAAGATATTTTTCATCTGGAGCTCGAAAGCGGCAAAACTGTTTCCACCCATTCTCTCATTCTGTGCATGGGGGTTTCAAAACAAAAACTGAATGTTCCGGGTGAAAAAGATCTTTTAGGCCGAGGTGTGTCGTACTGCGTGGACTGTGATGCCAATTTTTACAGGGGAGCTGTGGTGACTGTAACGGGCAATCGCAGCGCTGCTGTTGATGGTGCCCTGACCCTTCTTGACTACGCATCAAAAGTGTATCTGGTGGCTGAAACACTCGATGTTTCCGATGAACTGCTGACCCGTTTGCAGTCAAGCAGCGTTGAACGCATCTGTAGCTCAATTAAACAGATAAATGGTGATCGCATGGTGACCTCTTTGGAGCTGGCAAACGGAGAGGCTCTGGACACCGAGGGTATTTTTATTGAATTGGGATCAAAAGGCGCCATGCAGCTGGCCACCCAGATCGGGGTACTCCTCGATCTGGAAGCAAAGTATATTGCTGTTAATCAGAAACAAGAAACAAATATTCCGGGAATTTATGCTGCCGGAGATATTGTCGGCCCTCCTTTGCAGATGGCAAAAGCCGTGGGTGAAGGGTGCGTTGCCGGCATGGAAGCAGCCACCTATGCGCGAAAAAAGAAAAAAGAAAAATAG